A DNA window from Streptomyces sp. CA-278952 contains the following coding sequences:
- a CDS encoding ATP-dependent DNA ligase: MLLAELAQVSLEVAATSARSRKTALLAGLFRDATPEDVPVVIPYLAGRLPQGRIGVGWRSLGDPVEPASRPTLTVTGVDAELTALAATSGPGSQALRRERLRDLFAAATADEQRFLRALLTGEVRQGALDAVAADALAHAAGAPPADVRRAVMLAGSLQDVARVLLAEGPGALGAFRLTVGRPVQPMLARSAASVGEALDKLGPCAVEEKLDGIRVQVHRDGDRIRAYTRTLDDITDRLPELATAVAALDARRFVLDGELIALGEDGRPRPFQETAARVGSRRDVATAAAHVPVVPVFFDALLVDDEDLLDRPFADRHAALARLLPESLRVRRTLVAEPDDPETRAAADAFLADTLERGHEGVVVKDLTAVYSAGRRGASWLKVKPVHTLDLVVLAVERGSGRRTGKLSNLHLGARRPDGTFAMLGKTFKGLTDALLDWQTERLGELATDDDGHVVTVRPELVVEIAYDGLQRSTRYPAGVTLRFARVLRYREDKTAQEADTVETVLSRQP; encoded by the coding sequence ATGCTGCTCGCCGAGCTCGCCCAGGTCTCCCTGGAGGTCGCCGCCACCTCCGCCCGGTCCCGCAAGACGGCGCTCCTCGCCGGCCTCTTCCGGGACGCCACACCCGAGGACGTCCCCGTCGTCATCCCGTACCTCGCCGGACGGCTGCCCCAGGGCCGCATCGGCGTCGGCTGGCGGAGCCTGGGGGACCCGGTGGAACCGGCCTCCCGGCCCACCCTCACCGTCACCGGCGTCGATGCCGAGCTGACCGCCCTGGCCGCCACCTCCGGCCCCGGCTCCCAGGCCCTGCGCCGCGAGCGCCTGCGCGACCTGTTCGCCGCCGCCACCGCCGACGAGCAGCGCTTCCTGCGGGCCCTGCTCACCGGCGAGGTACGCCAGGGGGCCCTGGACGCCGTCGCCGCCGACGCCCTGGCCCACGCCGCCGGAGCACCGCCCGCCGACGTCCGGCGCGCCGTGATGCTCGCCGGATCGCTCCAGGACGTCGCCCGCGTCCTCCTCGCGGAAGGTCCCGGAGCGCTCGGAGCCTTCCGTCTCACGGTCGGGCGGCCCGTCCAGCCGATGCTCGCGCGCAGTGCCGCCTCGGTGGGCGAGGCCCTCGACAAGCTGGGCCCGTGCGCGGTCGAGGAGAAGCTCGACGGGATCCGGGTGCAGGTCCACCGGGACGGCGACCGGATCCGCGCCTACACCCGGACCCTCGACGACATCACCGACCGGCTGCCCGAACTGGCCACCGCCGTCGCCGCGCTCGACGCGCGCCGCTTCGTCCTCGACGGCGAGCTGATCGCCCTGGGGGAGGACGGCAGGCCCCGGCCGTTCCAGGAGACCGCCGCCCGGGTGGGCTCACGGCGGGACGTAGCCACAGCCGCGGCGCACGTGCCCGTCGTCCCCGTCTTCTTCGACGCCCTCCTCGTCGACGACGAGGACCTGCTCGACCGGCCCTTCGCCGACCGCCACGCGGCCCTGGCCCGGTTGCTCCCCGAGAGCCTGCGGGTCCGGCGTACCCTCGTCGCCGAGCCGGACGACCCCGAGACCCGCGCGGCGGCCGACGCGTTCCTCGCGGACACCCTGGAGCGCGGCCACGAGGGCGTCGTCGTCAAGGACCTGACCGCCGTCTACAGCGCGGGCCGCCGGGGCGCGTCGTGGCTGAAGGTGAAGCCCGTGCACACCCTGGACCTGGTGGTCCTGGCCGTCGAGCGGGGCAGCGGGCGGCGCACCGGCAAACTCTCCAACCTGCACCTGGGCGCCCGCCGGCCCGACGGTACGTTCGCGATGCTCGGCAAGACCTTCAAGGGGCTCACGGACGCCCTGCTGGACTGGCAGACCGAGCGGCTGGGGGAGCTGGCGACCGACGACGACGGCCATGTCGTCACCGTACGCCCGGAACTCGTCGTGGAGATCGCCTACGACGGACTCCAGCGCTCCACCCGCTACCCCGCCGGGGTCACCCTCCGGTTCGCCCGCGTCCTGCGCTACCGGGAGGACAAGACCGCGCAGGAGGCGGACACGGTGGAGACGGTCCTGTCCCGGCAGCCGTGA
- a CDS encoding NAD(P)/FAD-dependent oxidoreductase, producing MAPPRILVVGAGFAGVECVRRLERRLAPEEAQITLVTPFSYQLYLPLLPQVASGVLTPQSVAVSLRRSRRHRTRIVPGGAIGVDTRAKVCVIRKITDEIVNEPYDYIVLAAGSVTRTFDIPGLLDHARGMKTLAEAAYVRDHVIAQLDLADASHDEAERASRLQFVVVGGGYAGTETAACLQRLTTSAVRHYPRLDPRLIKWHLIDIAPKLMPELGDKLGQAALEVLRKRNIEVSLGVSIAKAGPEEVTFTDGRVLPCRTLIWTAGVAASPLIATLDAETVRGRLAVTPQLNLPGADGVFSLGDAAAVPDLAKGDGAVCPPTAQHAMRQGKVLADNLIASLRHQPLQDYVHKDLGLVVDLGGKDAVSKPLGIELRGLPAQAVARGYHWSALRTNVAKTRVMTNWMLNAVAGDDFVRTGFQSRKPATLRDFEYTDAYLTPEEIKEHTAATVIKH from the coding sequence GTGGCACCACCCAGGATTCTCGTCGTCGGCGCCGGCTTCGCAGGCGTCGAGTGCGTACGCCGCCTGGAGCGCAGGCTCGCTCCGGAAGAGGCCCAGATCACGCTCGTCACACCGTTCTCCTACCAGCTGTATCTGCCGCTGCTCCCCCAGGTAGCCTCCGGGGTGCTCACACCGCAGTCCGTCGCGGTGTCGCTGCGCCGCAGCCGCCGCCACCGGACCCGGATCGTGCCGGGCGGGGCGATCGGCGTGGACACCCGGGCGAAGGTCTGTGTGATCCGCAAGATCACGGACGAGATCGTGAACGAGCCGTACGACTACATCGTGCTGGCGGCGGGCAGCGTCACCCGGACCTTCGACATCCCGGGGCTGCTGGACCACGCCCGTGGGATGAAGACGCTGGCCGAGGCCGCGTACGTCCGGGACCACGTCATCGCCCAGCTGGATCTGGCGGACGCCAGTCACGACGAGGCCGAGCGGGCTTCCCGGCTCCAGTTCGTGGTGGTCGGCGGCGGCTACGCGGGCACCGAGACGGCCGCCTGCCTCCAGCGCCTGACCACCAGCGCGGTCCGGCACTATCCGCGGCTGGATCCGCGGCTGATCAAGTGGCATCTGATCGACATCGCGCCGAAGCTGATGCCGGAGCTGGGCGACAAGCTGGGGCAGGCCGCCCTGGAGGTGCTCCGCAAGCGGAACATCGAGGTGTCGCTCGGGGTCTCGATCGCGAAGGCGGGGCCGGAGGAGGTCACGTTCACCGACGGCCGGGTGCTGCCCTGCCGGACCCTGATCTGGACCGCCGGAGTGGCCGCCAGCCCGTTGATCGCCACCCTCGACGCGGAGACGGTACGTGGCAGGCTCGCGGTGACGCCGCAGCTGAACCTGCCGGGCGCGGACGGGGTGTTCTCGCTCGGTGACGCGGCCGCGGTGCCCGACCTGGCGAAGGGCGACGGGGCGGTCTGCCCGCCCACCGCGCAGCACGCGATGCGGCAGGGCAAGGTGCTGGCGGACAACCTGATCGCCTCACTGCGCCATCAGCCGCTCCAGGACTACGTGCACAAGGATCTGGGGCTCGTCGTGGACCTCGGCGGCAAGGACGCCGTCTCCAAGCCCCTGGGCATCGAGCTGCGCGGGCTGCCCGCGCAGGCGGTGGCGCGCGGCTACCACTGGTCGGCGCTGCGGACGAACGTCGCCAAGACCCGGGTCATGACGAACTGGATGCTGAACGCGGTCGCCGGCGACGACTTCGTGCGGACCGGGTTCCAGTCCCGCAAGCCGGCGACGCTGCGGGACTTCGAGTACACGGACGCCTATCTGACGCCGGAGGAGATCAAGGAGCACACGGCGGCGACGGTCATCAAGCACTGA
- a CDS encoding fused MFS/spermidine synthase has protein sequence MTTSPPSPVADDSPSADAPPRDHGLGPRAAAVLVFGSSAAVLVVEIVALRLLAPYLGLTLETSTMVIGIALTAIALGSWLGGRVADQVDPLRLIAPALGASGVVVAFTPLLLRTTAQWSPALLLLVASATLLVPGALLSAVTPFVTKLRLTSLAETGTVVGRLSGVGTFGAIVGTVLTGFVLVSRLPVSSILIGLGTLLVLGAALVGWRARRWRRAAAVALAAVVAGSLATAFAPGGCDAETRYHCAQVVTDPDRDSGRTLVLDGLSHSYVDVEDPTHLKFAYVRAIAAVADTAFPEGEPLTAHHIGGGGLTFPRYLAASRPGTRSTVSEIDGGVVRIDRDRFGLGPSTATGIDVTVEDGRLGLRRLDAGSHDLVVGDAFGGVSVPWHLTTSQALGDVRRALDEDGLYVANLIDHGELAFARAEVATLAATFEHVALLGKPADIGLDPTASTVGGNLVVVASGRPVDAPAVQEALDARNVGWKITTGDDLATWTGDARILTDDHAPVDQLLQPDRTRTAR, from the coding sequence GTGACCACTTCGCCCCCCTCGCCCGTGGCCGACGACTCCCCTTCGGCGGACGCCCCGCCCCGCGATCACGGCCTGGGCCCCCGCGCCGCCGCGGTCCTCGTGTTCGGATCGTCGGCCGCGGTCCTGGTGGTCGAGATCGTCGCCCTGCGGCTGCTGGCCCCGTACCTCGGGCTCACCCTGGAGACCAGCACGATGGTGATCGGCATCGCCCTCACCGCCATCGCGCTGGGCTCCTGGCTGGGCGGGCGCGTCGCGGACCAGGTCGACCCGCTCCGGCTCATCGCCCCGGCGCTCGGGGCGTCGGGCGTGGTCGTCGCGTTCACCCCGCTCCTCCTGCGCACCACCGCCCAGTGGTCGCCGGCGCTGCTCCTGCTGGTCGCATCGGCGACCCTCCTGGTGCCCGGCGCCCTGCTCTCCGCGGTGACCCCGTTCGTGACGAAGCTGCGGCTCACCAGCCTCGCCGAGACCGGGACGGTCGTCGGGCGGCTGTCGGGCGTGGGCACCTTCGGCGCCATCGTCGGCACCGTCCTCACCGGATTCGTCCTGGTCTCACGACTGCCCGTCAGCTCCATCCTGATCGGCCTCGGCACACTGCTGGTGCTCGGCGCCGCACTCGTCGGATGGCGGGCCCGCCGCTGGCGACGCGCCGCGGCCGTCGCGCTCGCCGCCGTCGTCGCGGGCTCCCTCGCCACCGCGTTCGCCCCCGGCGGCTGTGACGCGGAGACCCGCTACCACTGCGCCCAGGTCGTCACGGACCCCGACCGGGACAGCGGCCGGACCCTCGTCCTCGACGGCCTGAGCCACTCCTACGTCGACGTCGAGGACCCGACGCACCTGAAGTTCGCGTACGTGCGCGCCATCGCGGCGGTGGCTGACACCGCCTTTCCCGAGGGGGAGCCGCTGACCGCCCACCACATCGGGGGCGGCGGCCTCACCTTCCCCCGCTACCTCGCCGCCTCACGGCCCGGGACGCGCAGCACCGTCTCCGAGATCGACGGCGGAGTCGTGCGCATCGACCGCGACCGGTTCGGCCTGGGGCCGTCGACCGCCACCGGCATCGACGTGACCGTGGAGGACGGCCGACTGGGCCTGCGCAGGCTGGACGCGGGCAGCCACGACCTGGTCGTGGGCGACGCCTTCGGGGGCGTCAGCGTGCCGTGGCACCTCACGACGTCGCAGGCGCTGGGAGACGTCCGCCGGGCGCTCGACGAGGACGGCCTCTACGTCGCCAACCTCATCGACCACGGCGAGCTGGCCTTCGCCCGCGCCGAGGTCGCCACCCTCGCCGCGACCTTCGAGCACGTCGCGCTCCTCGGGAAGCCCGCGGACATCGGGCTGGACCCGACCGCGTCCACCGTGGGCGGCAATCTGGTGGTGGTCGCCTCCGGCCGGCCCGTCGACGCCCCCGCGGTCCAGGAAGCCCTGGACGCCCGGAACGTCGGCTGGAAGATCACCACCGGCGACGACCTCGCCACCTGGACCGGGGACGCCCGGATCCTCACCGACGACCACGCGCCCGTCGACCAGCTCCTCCAGCCCGACCGCACCCGGACGGCCCGGTGA
- a CDS encoding ABC transporter ATP-binding protein, which produces MIGVAPPAYDPAAPESATTLPVGTPTTVRSYVRSLLRRHRRAFAVLITVNAVAVIASITGPYLLGGLVEDLSNGVTDLHLERTAAIFAVALVIQVLFTRSMRLRGAMLGEEMLADLREDFLVRSVGLPPGVLERAGTGDLLARITTDIDRLANAMREAVPQLAIGVVWAGLLIGAMTVTTPPLALAVLVALPVLIVGCRWYFRRAPSAYRSEAAGYAAVAGILAETIDAGRTVEAHRLGDRRVALSDRRITEWTAWERYTLFLRSVLFPVINATYVTILGAVLLLGGWFVLEGWITIGQLTTGALLAQMMVDPIGLILRWYDELQVAQVSLARLVGVREIEPDAGDAGVGPDGRDVRADDVRFGYREGVDVLHKVSLDVAPGTRIALVGPSGAGKSTLGRLLAGIYAPRTGEVTLGGAELSRMTAERVREHVALVNQEHHVFVGSLRDNLLLARDGAKDAELWASLAAVDADGWAKALEKGLDTEVGSGGFALTPAQAQQIALARLVLADPHTLVLDEATSLLDPRAARHLERSLARVLEGRTVVAIAHRLHTAHDADVIAVVEDGRISELGSHDELVAADGAYASLWRSWHG; this is translated from the coding sequence ATGATCGGCGTCGCACCCCCGGCGTACGACCCCGCGGCCCCGGAGTCGGCGACGACACTGCCCGTGGGCACGCCGACGACCGTGCGGAGTTACGTACGGAGTCTGCTGCGCAGGCACCGCAGGGCGTTCGCCGTCCTGATCACGGTCAACGCGGTGGCGGTGATCGCCTCGATCACCGGACCGTATCTGCTGGGCGGGCTGGTGGAGGACCTGTCCAACGGCGTCACCGACCTGCATCTGGAGCGCACCGCCGCGATCTTCGCGGTCGCGCTGGTCATCCAGGTCCTGTTCACGCGCAGCATGCGGCTGCGCGGGGCGATGCTGGGCGAGGAGATGCTCGCCGACCTGCGCGAGGACTTCCTCGTACGGTCCGTCGGGCTGCCGCCCGGGGTCCTGGAGCGGGCCGGGACCGGCGATCTGCTGGCCCGGATCACCACGGACATCGACCGGCTGGCGAACGCGATGCGCGAGGCCGTGCCGCAGTTGGCGATCGGCGTCGTCTGGGCCGGTCTGCTGATCGGTGCGATGACGGTGACCACTCCCCCGCTGGCGCTGGCCGTGCTGGTCGCGCTGCCGGTGCTGATCGTGGGCTGCCGCTGGTACTTCCGCCGTGCCCCCTCGGCGTACCGCTCGGAGGCCGCCGGTTACGCGGCCGTCGCCGGGATCCTCGCGGAGACCATCGACGCCGGGCGGACGGTGGAGGCGCACCGCCTCGGCGACCGCCGGGTGGCGCTGTCGGACCGGCGGATCACGGAGTGGACGGCCTGGGAGCGGTACACGCTGTTCCTGCGCTCGGTGCTGTTCCCCGTCATCAACGCGACGTACGTGACGATCCTCGGCGCGGTGCTGCTGCTCGGCGGCTGGTTCGTGCTGGAAGGCTGGATCACGATCGGGCAGCTGACGACGGGCGCGCTGCTGGCCCAGATGATGGTCGATCCGATCGGTCTGATCCTGCGCTGGTACGACGAGCTCCAAGTGGCCCAGGTGTCGCTGGCCCGGCTGGTCGGCGTCCGGGAGATCGAGCCGGACGCGGGCGACGCGGGGGTCGGTCCGGACGGCCGGGACGTGCGGGCGGACGACGTCCGCTTCGGGTACCGGGAGGGTGTCGACGTCCTGCACAAGGTGTCGCTCGACGTGGCTCCGGGCACCCGGATCGCCCTGGTCGGCCCCTCCGGCGCGGGCAAGTCCACGCTGGGCCGGCTGCTGGCGGGGATCTACGCGCCGCGCACCGGTGAGGTGACCCTAGGCGGGGCGGAGCTGTCGCGGATGACGGCGGAGCGCGTCCGCGAGCATGTGGCCCTGGTCAACCAGGAGCACCATGTGTTCGTCGGCTCGCTCCGGGACAACCTCCTGCTGGCCCGCGACGGGGCGAAGGACGCGGAGCTGTGGGCGTCGCTGGCCGCGGTCGACGCGGACGGCTGGGCGAAGGCCCTGGAGAAGGGGCTGGACACCGAGGTCGGCTCGGGCGGGTTCGCGCTGACCCCGGCGCAGGCCCAGCAGATCGCGCTGGCCCGGCTCGTGCTGGCCGATCCGCACACGCTGGTGCTGGACGAGGCGACCTCGCTGCTGGACCCGCGGGCCGCCCGCCATCTGGAGCGTTCGCTGGCCCGGGTGCTGGAGGGCCGCACGGTGGTGGCGATCGCGCACCGGCTGCACACCGCGCACGACGCGGATGTGATCGCGGTCGTGGAGGACGGCCGGATCAGCGAGCTGGGCAGCCACGACGAGCTGGTGGCGGCGGACGGCGCGTACGCGTCCCTGTGGCGGTCCTGGCACGGGTGA
- a CDS encoding ABC transporter transmembrane domain-containing protein, translating to MQIRDLPYSDPGDPDVRSGPRFLYWLGRNQLAGQLKALSWGLLHQLGIAGLPVTVGLAVQAVIDRSGERLALAGGLIVALGVLIAVGDTMLHRTAVTNWITAAARVQQLLARKTAELGSALTRRVAAGEVVAVSTGDVEKIGWFVEALSRFAAAATALVVICVGLAFYLPSLGLIVALAMPVLALAVLPLLPRATRRADEQREKAGKATELASDTVAGLRVLRGIGGEELFLGRYRRASQEVRRAAVRSARMWALISAVQVLLPGILLISLVWYGATLARDGRIDVGQLVTVYSAATLMLFPLRHFEEIAMAYSFSRPSAQRAVRVLALRRSAREATVEGVTPSGDLYDPATGLMAPRGQFTAVVCGDPDEAGRLAERLGGHAETGEEDGAASAGTPSVLLGAVALDEIPLDTARAAVLVQDKDPVLLSGTLQELLDIPASGLVTAEAALEAAQCGDVLSALAQASPDNDGDPMRTRITERGRSLSGGQRQRLALARSLVTDPEALVLDEPTSAVDSHTEARVAAGIAKLRRGRTTVAFASSPLLLDAADRVVLVHEGTVVAVGTHRDLVRTEPRYRAVVTRETDDEAAAASALDGVGEVPAMKSIQEIEERA from the coding sequence ATGCAGATTCGCGACCTTCCGTATTCGGATCCCGGCGACCCCGATGTCCGTTCAGGCCCTCGATTCCTCTACTGGCTCGGGCGCAACCAGCTCGCGGGGCAGCTGAAGGCCCTCTCCTGGGGGCTGCTGCACCAGCTGGGCATCGCCGGTCTCCCGGTCACCGTGGGACTCGCCGTCCAGGCCGTCATCGACCGCTCCGGGGAGCGGCTCGCCCTGGCCGGCGGCCTCATCGTCGCCCTCGGCGTCCTGATCGCCGTCGGCGACACCATGCTCCACCGGACCGCCGTGACCAACTGGATCACCGCCGCCGCCCGGGTCCAGCAACTGCTCGCCCGCAAGACCGCCGAGCTGGGCTCGGCGCTGACACGGCGGGTCGCGGCCGGTGAGGTCGTCGCCGTCTCGACCGGCGATGTGGAGAAGATCGGCTGGTTCGTCGAGGCGCTCTCCCGCTTCGCGGCCGCCGCCACCGCCCTCGTGGTGATCTGTGTGGGACTGGCGTTCTACCTCCCCTCCCTCGGCCTGATCGTGGCGCTCGCCATGCCGGTGCTCGCCCTGGCCGTGCTGCCGTTGCTGCCGCGCGCCACCCGGCGCGCCGACGAGCAGCGCGAGAAGGCGGGCAAGGCCACCGAGCTGGCCTCGGACACGGTCGCCGGACTGCGCGTGCTGCGCGGTATCGGCGGCGAGGAGCTGTTCCTCGGCCGCTACCGCCGCGCCTCCCAGGAGGTCCGCCGGGCGGCGGTGCGCTCGGCCCGGATGTGGGCGCTGATCTCGGCGGTGCAGGTGCTGCTGCCGGGGATCCTGCTGATCTCCCTGGTCTGGTACGGGGCGACGCTGGCCCGGGACGGCCGCATCGACGTCGGCCAGCTGGTCACCGTCTACAGCGCGGCCACCCTGATGCTGTTCCCGCTGCGCCACTTCGAGGAGATCGCGATGGCGTACTCCTTCTCGCGGCCGTCCGCCCAGCGTGCGGTGCGCGTGCTGGCGCTGCGCCGCAGTGCGCGGGAGGCCACCGTCGAGGGGGTGACGCCCTCCGGTGATCTGTACGACCCGGCGACCGGGCTGATGGCTCCCCGGGGGCAGTTCACCGCCGTCGTCTGCGGCGACCCGGACGAGGCGGGCCGGCTGGCCGAACGGCTCGGCGGGCACGCGGAGACCGGCGAGGAGGACGGGGCTGCTTCGGCGGGGACTCCGTCGGTGCTGCTCGGCGCGGTCGCCCTGGACGAGATCCCGCTGGACACGGCACGGGCCGCGGTGCTGGTCCAGGACAAGGACCCGGTGCTGCTGTCCGGCACGCTCCAGGAGCTGCTGGACATCCCGGCCTCGGGCCTGGTCACCGCCGAGGCGGCGTTGGAGGCGGCGCAGTGCGGTGATGTGCTGAGCGCCCTGGCGCAGGCCTCGCCCGACAACGACGGGGACCCGATGCGGACCCGGATCACCGAGCGCGGCCGGTCCCTGTCCGGTGGTCAGCGCCAGCGCCTGGCGCTGGCCCGGTCGCTGGTCACCGACCCGGAGGCGCTGGTGCTGGACGAGCCGACCTCCGCGGTCGACTCGCACACCGAGGCCCGGGTCGCCGCCGGGATCGCGAAGCTGCGCCGGGGCCGTACGACGGTGGCGTTCGCCTCGTCCCCGCTGCTGCTCGACGCCGCCGACCGGGTGGTGCTCGTCCACGAGGGCACGGTGGTCGCCGTGGGAACCCACCGCGACCTGGTGCGCACCGAACCCCGCTACCGGGCGGTCGTCACCCGGGAGACCGACGACGAGGCGGCCGCCGCGAGCGCGCTGGACGGCGTCGGCGAAGTCCCCGCCATGAAGAGCATCCAGGAAATCGAGGAGAGGGCATGA
- a CDS encoding Gfo/Idh/MocA family protein — translation MNDDARPAPDPQDIPPHGDEASRQDPSRRSVLWTTAGVAGAGLGLGALGTGNASAAEATAPQALSAAEAAAAAPARQGRTMAGVRFEGRSTIRVGIVGLGNRGGSMIDLFLAVPGVQVKAVCDPVRDKAEKAAAKVTAAGQPAPTVYAKGEDDYENLCKRGDLDFVYVATPWELHFPMAKAAMLNGKHVGVECPIAMRLEELWQLVDLSERTRRHCMQLENCCYGKNEMRVLRMAHAGLFGDLLHGAGAYNHDLRELMFDPDYYEGPWRRLWHTRLRGDLYPNHGFGPVANYMDVNRGDRVVSITSIGTPALSLAEYRKEHVPAGDPSWKESYIGADRTISLVQTAKGRVIRLEHDVSSPHPYSRINSLGGTRGVFEDYPERIYLEPTNTNHQWDDFKKYAEWDHWLWKEHANPPGGHGGMDYMMVFRLMQCMRLGLVPDFDVYDAAVWTAPVPLSHLSIKAKGAPLPIPDFTRGEWKKARSGMDSEKPAE, via the coding sequence ATGAACGACGACGCCCGGCCCGCACCGGATCCGCAGGACATACCCCCGCACGGCGACGAAGCGTCGCGGCAGGACCCCAGCCGGCGTTCGGTGCTGTGGACCACGGCGGGGGTGGCCGGCGCCGGACTCGGCCTCGGCGCACTGGGCACGGGGAACGCGTCGGCGGCCGAGGCGACCGCCCCGCAAGCCCTCTCCGCCGCGGAAGCGGCCGCCGCCGCACCCGCCCGGCAGGGCCGCACCATGGCGGGCGTCCGCTTCGAGGGGCGCTCCACGATCCGGGTCGGCATCGTGGGCCTCGGCAACCGGGGCGGCAGCATGATCGACCTGTTCCTCGCCGTGCCGGGCGTCCAGGTGAAGGCGGTCTGCGATCCGGTCCGGGACAAGGCGGAGAAGGCCGCGGCCAAGGTGACGGCCGCCGGTCAGCCCGCACCCACCGTCTACGCCAAGGGCGAGGACGACTACGAGAACCTCTGCAAGCGCGGGGACCTCGACTTCGTCTACGTGGCGACGCCCTGGGAACTCCACTTCCCCATGGCGAAGGCGGCGATGCTGAACGGGAAGCACGTCGGCGTGGAGTGCCCGATCGCCATGCGGCTGGAAGAGCTCTGGCAGCTGGTGGACCTCTCCGAGCGCACCCGGCGCCACTGCATGCAGCTGGAGAACTGTTGCTACGGCAAGAACGAGATGCGGGTGCTGCGCATGGCGCACGCGGGTCTCTTCGGCGATCTGCTGCACGGGGCGGGCGCGTACAACCACGATCTGCGCGAGCTGATGTTCGACCCCGACTACTACGAGGGCCCCTGGCGCCGGCTGTGGCACACCCGGCTGCGCGGTGACCTCTACCCCAACCACGGGTTCGGGCCGGTCGCCAACTACATGGACGTCAACCGGGGCGACCGGGTTGTGAGCATCACGAGCATCGGCACGCCGGCCCTGTCGCTCGCCGAGTACCGCAAGGAGCACGTGCCGGCCGGCGACCCCAGCTGGAAGGAGTCGTACATCGGGGCCGACCGGACGATCAGCCTCGTACAGACGGCCAAGGGCCGGGTGATCCGGCTGGAGCACGATGTGTCGAGCCCGCACCCGTACTCGCGGATCAACAGCCTCGGCGGTACGCGGGGCGTGTTCGAGGACTACCCGGAGCGGATCTATCTGGAGCCCACGAACACCAACCACCAGTGGGACGACTTCAAGAAGTACGCCGAGTGGGACCACTGGCTCTGGAAGGAGCACGCGAACCCGCCGGGCGGGCACGGCGGCATGGACTACATGATGGTCTTCCGGCTGATGCAGTGCATGCGGCTCGGCCTGGTCCCCGACTTCGACGTGTACGACGCGGCGGTCTGGACGGCCCCCGTGCCGCTGAGCCATCTCTCCATCAAGGCCAAGGGCGCGCCGCTGCCGATCCCGGACTTCACCCGGGGCGAGTGGAAGAAGGCCCGGTCCGGCATGGACTCCGAGAAGCCCGCGGAGTGA